The Tistrella mobilis genome window below encodes:
- a CDS encoding carbonate dehydratase produces the protein MIRKNPRGDLPRVHPDAFVDPTAILCGRVIIEADVFIGPYAVIRADEMDADGQIEPIVIGAHSNIQDGVVIHSKSGAAVTIGERTSIAHRAIVHGPCRVGNGVFIGFNSVLFNCTVEDGCVVRHNAVVDGCHLPAGFYVTSTQRIGPATDLARLPRVSADASEFSEDVARTNNALVRGYKTIQNEF, from the coding sequence GTGATTCGCAAGAACCCGCGCGGCGACCTGCCGCGAGTCCACCCTGATGCCTTTGTCGACCCGACCGCCATCCTTTGCGGCCGGGTGATCATCGAGGCCGATGTCTTCATCGGTCCCTATGCGGTGATCCGTGCCGACGAGATGGATGCGGACGGTCAGATCGAGCCGATCGTGATCGGGGCGCATTCCAACATCCAGGACGGGGTGGTGATTCACTCCAAATCAGGCGCTGCGGTCACCATCGGTGAGCGGACGTCGATCGCCCACCGGGCCATCGTCCATGGCCCCTGCCGGGTGGGGAATGGCGTGTTCATCGGTTTCAACAGCGTGTTGTTCAACTGTACGGTCGAGGATGGCTGCGTGGTCCGGCACAACGCCGTGGTCGACGGCTGCCATCTGCCGGCGGGCTTCTACGTCACCTCTACCCAGCGCATCGGACCTGCGACCGATCTTGCCCGGCTGCCGCGGGTATCCGCCGATGCGAGCGAGTTCTCCGAGGACGTGGCGCGCACCAACAATGCGCTGGTCCGGGGCTACAAGACCATCCAGAACGAGTTCTGA
- the zigA gene encoding zinc metallochaperone GTPase ZigA translates to MPAPSPTHPPADPRLPVTVLSGFLGAGKTTLLNHILGNREGRRVAVIVNDMSEVNIDAALIRAGVAGLTRTDAKLVEMSNGCICCTLREDLLVEVGRLAREGRFDQLVIESTGISEPMPVAETFTFADEEGRSLGDVARLDTMVTVVDACNFLRDYASRDDLQDRGESMGPEDRRKVVDLLIEQVEFCDVIVLNKTDLITPADLGRLTGILRSLNPRARIEAAAFGRVPLDRVLGTGLFDFAAAAEAPGWLGELHGTHIPETEAYGIGSFVYRARRPFHPGRFFAWIGREWPGVVRSKGFFWLASHPALAGSWSQAGAVARHGVAGHWWAALPPEDWPEDPAHVDTILKSWDPQTGDARQELVLIGITMDEARLRAGFDACLLTDAEMAAGPVAWIAMNNPFPGWPDRTDGVRG, encoded by the coding sequence ATGCCCGCCCCTTCCCCCACGCACCCGCCCGCCGACCCGCGTCTGCCGGTCACCGTGCTCTCCGGCTTTCTGGGGGCGGGCAAGACCACGCTGCTCAACCACATCCTCGGCAATCGCGAGGGGCGGCGGGTGGCGGTGATCGTCAACGACATGTCCGAGGTGAACATCGATGCGGCCCTGATCCGTGCCGGTGTCGCCGGGCTGACGCGCACCGATGCAAAGCTGGTGGAGATGAGCAATGGCTGCATCTGCTGCACGCTGCGCGAAGATCTGCTGGTAGAGGTCGGACGACTGGCGCGCGAGGGGCGGTTCGATCAGCTGGTGATCGAATCGACCGGCATCTCGGAACCCATGCCGGTGGCCGAGACCTTCACTTTCGCCGATGAAGAGGGCCGCAGCCTGGGCGATGTCGCCCGGCTCGACACCATGGTGACCGTGGTCGATGCCTGCAATTTCCTGCGCGATTACGCCTCGCGAGACGATCTTCAGGATCGTGGTGAATCCATGGGCCCAGAGGATCGCCGCAAGGTGGTCGATCTGCTGATCGAGCAGGTCGAATTCTGCGACGTGATCGTGCTCAACAAGACCGATCTGATCACGCCGGCGGATCTGGGCCGGTTGACCGGCATTCTGCGCAGCCTGAATCCGCGCGCGCGGATCGAGGCCGCAGCCTTCGGCCGGGTGCCGCTGGACCGCGTTCTCGGGACCGGTCTGTTCGATTTTGCAGCGGCGGCCGAGGCGCCAGGCTGGCTGGGCGAACTGCACGGCACGCATATCCCCGAGACCGAGGCCTATGGCATCGGCAGCTTCGTCTATCGTGCCCGGCGGCCCTTCCATCCGGGCCGGTTCTTCGCCTGGATCGGCCGCGAATGGCCGGGGGTGGTCCGCTCCAAAGGCTTCTTCTGGCTGGCGAGCCACCCCGCCCTTGCCGGATCCTGGTCGCAGGCGGGCGCCGTGGCCCGCCATGGCGTCGCCGGCCATTGGTGGGCCGCCCTGCCGCCCGAGGACTGGCCCGAAGATCCCGCCCATGTCGACACCATCCTGAAGAGCTGGGATCCGCAAACCGGCGATGCCCGTCAGGAGCTGGTGCTGATCGGCATTACGATGGACGAGGCCCGTCTGCGCGCCGGTTTCGATGCCTGCCTGCTGACCGATGCCGAGATGGCGGCGGGCCCCGTCGCCTGGATCGCCATGAACAACCCGTTCCCGGGGTGGCCCGACCGTACCGACGGCGTCCGAGGATGA
- a CDS encoding MaoC family dehydratase N-terminal domain-containing protein, with translation MTTGIDLDHLRGWIGRQETTTEAVTPDLVRRFRATFDIGGPPVQPGEAAPRLIHWCLGQPAATTAALGPDGHPARGGFLPPVPLPRRMWAGGAVRFTGDLRVGQMMERLSRIADVTLREGRSGSLCFVTVEHLISAAGRVVATERQDIVYRAAAVPAAVPVGKPAPLKPAPAGRHLRPVDIGPALLFRYSALTFNGHRIHYDRPYATGVEGYPGLVVHGPLQATLLFNYAAGLDGRAPDRFSFRSLSPLFDDDPVRLHAAETEDGLTLWTAREGGPVAMTAEAGWD, from the coding sequence ATGACGACCGGCATCGATCTCGATCATCTGCGCGGCTGGATCGGTCGTCAGGAGACCACGACCGAAGCGGTGACACCCGATCTGGTCCGGCGCTTCCGCGCCACCTTCGACATCGGGGGCCCGCCTGTGCAACCGGGGGAGGCGGCCCCCCGGCTGATCCACTGGTGTCTGGGGCAGCCGGCTGCGACCACCGCCGCCCTCGGACCCGACGGCCATCCGGCCCGCGGCGGCTTCCTGCCACCGGTGCCGCTGCCCCGTAGGATGTGGGCGGGCGGCGCGGTCCGCTTCACCGGCGATCTGCGGGTGGGCCAGATGATGGAACGCCTGTCGCGTATCGCCGACGTCACCCTGCGCGAGGGGCGGAGCGGCAGCCTGTGTTTCGTGACGGTCGAGCATCTGATCTCGGCCGCCGGCCGGGTGGTTGCGACCGAACGCCAGGACATCGTCTATCGCGCGGCGGCCGTTCCGGCGGCGGTGCCTGTCGGCAAGCCGGCCCCACTCAAACCTGCTCCGGCCGGCCGCCATCTTCGTCCGGTCGATATCGGGCCGGCGCTGCTGTTCCGTTATTCCGCGCTCACCTTCAACGGCCACCGGATTCACTATGACCGGCCCTATGCAACCGGTGTCGAGGGTTATCCCGGCCTGGTGGTGCATGGCCCCCTTCAGGCCACCCTGCTGTTCAACTACGCAGCCGGCCTCGACGGCCGCGCCCCCGATCGGTTCAGCTTCCGCAGCCTGTCGCCGCTCTTCGATGACGACCCGGTGCGTCTCCATGCCGCCGAGACCGAAGACGGGTTGACGCTCTGGACCGCACGCGAGGGCGGGCCGGTGGCGATGACGGCAGAGGCGGGGTGGGATTAG
- a CDS encoding CaiB/BaiF CoA transferase family protein, with amino-acid sequence MDPLARPLAGLTVIALEQAVSAPFCTVRLADAGARVIKIERPEGDFARGYDDVARGESSYFVWLNRGKESLVLNLAVAAGRAAFRELLTRADVLVQNLKPGALARMGCAVADLRRDFPRLIICSISGYGETGPLADRKAYDMLVQAESGLCSVTGGPDAPARVGTSIVDIATGATAHAAILEALIARGINGQGAAIGVSMFDVAADWLTVPLLHQEGGRPPQRVGLSHPSIAPYGTFRTRDGAVLLVAIQSDREWAAFVREIAEQPGLAADPRFAGNRGRVAHRAEADAVVAAAIGAGDGATMRERLQHAGIAFADLNDMAGLAAHPHLRRITVDTPSGPVAMPAPAPVFDGPARRYGAVPALGDHLPLDPEAT; translated from the coding sequence ATGGATCCGCTGGCACGGCCGCTTGCCGGCCTGACCGTGATCGCCCTGGAACAGGCGGTCTCGGCCCCGTTCTGCACCGTGCGTCTGGCCGATGCCGGGGCACGGGTGATCAAGATCGAGCGTCCGGAGGGCGATTTCGCCCGCGGCTATGATGACGTCGCCCGGGGTGAGAGCAGCTATTTCGTCTGGCTGAACCGGGGCAAGGAAAGCCTGGTGCTCAATCTTGCGGTGGCGGCGGGGCGGGCGGCATTCCGCGAGCTTCTGACCCGTGCCGACGTGCTGGTCCAGAACCTCAAGCCCGGCGCGCTGGCCCGGATGGGCTGTGCGGTCGCGGATCTGCGGCGCGACTTCCCTCGGCTGATCATCTGCTCGATCAGCGGCTATGGCGAAACCGGACCGCTTGCCGACCGCAAGGCTTATGACATGCTGGTTCAGGCGGAATCCGGATTGTGTTCCGTCACCGGCGGGCCGGACGCGCCGGCACGGGTCGGCACCTCCATCGTCGATATCGCGACCGGCGCGACCGCCCATGCCGCGATCCTCGAAGCGCTGATCGCACGGGGGATCAACGGCCAGGGTGCGGCGATCGGCGTGTCGATGTTCGATGTCGCCGCCGACTGGCTGACGGTGCCGCTGCTCCACCAGGAAGGCGGCCGGCCGCCGCAGCGAGTGGGGCTGTCCCACCCCTCCATCGCCCCCTATGGCACCTTCCGCACCCGCGACGGTGCCGTCCTGCTGGTCGCGATCCAGAGCGACCGGGAATGGGCGGCCTTCGTGCGCGAGATCGCGGAGCAGCCCGGTCTTGCGGCCGATCCGCGCTTTGCCGGCAATCGCGGCCGGGTGGCCCATCGTGCCGAAGCTGATGCCGTGGTGGCCGCAGCAATCGGTGCCGGCGACGGGGCGACGATGCGGGAACGGCTTCAGCACGCCGGCATCGCATTTGCCGACCTCAACGATATGGCCGGTCTGGCTGCCCATCCGCATCTGCGCCGGATCACCGTCGACACGCCCTCGGGGCCGGTCGCCATGCCGGCCCCGGCCCCGGTCTTCGACGGCCCGGCCCGGCGCTATGGGGCGGTGCCGGCGCTGGGTGACCATCTCCCTCTCGATCCGGAGGCGACATGA
- a CDS encoding acyl-CoA dehydrogenase family protein has protein sequence MQTVGDEAHPEIREAVRALCAGFPPEYHRKIDADRAYPEAFVEALTRAGWMAALIPEAYGGAGLGLAEASVIMEEINRSGGNSGACHGQMYNMTTLVRHGSEDQRRRYLPAIAAGELRLQSMGVTEPGAGTDTTRIRTTAVRRGDRWVINGQKVWISRIQHSDLMILLARTTPLDQVAKKSEGLSIFIVDLRDAIGRGLTVRPIANMVNHETNELFFDELEIPAENLIGEEGQGFRYILTGLNAERVLIAAECIGDGYWFIDKVSAYASERRVFGRPIGQNQGVQFPIAESFIEVEAANLMRWEACRLYDAGRPCGSQANMAKYLAAKASWEAANACIQFHGGFGFAAEYDVERKFRETRLYQVAPISTNLILAYVAEHVLGLPRSF, from the coding sequence ATGCAGACGGTCGGCGATGAGGCTCATCCCGAGATCCGGGAGGCCGTGCGGGCGCTCTGCGCCGGCTTTCCACCCGAATACCACCGCAAGATTGATGCGGATCGCGCCTATCCCGAGGCCTTCGTCGAGGCCCTGACCCGTGCCGGCTGGATGGCGGCGCTGATCCCCGAGGCCTATGGCGGTGCCGGCCTCGGTCTTGCCGAGGCATCGGTGATCATGGAGGAGATCAACCGGTCGGGTGGCAATTCCGGGGCCTGCCATGGCCAGATGTACAATATGACGACGCTGGTGCGGCATGGATCCGAGGATCAGCGCCGGCGCTATCTGCCGGCGATCGCGGCAGGTGAACTCAGGCTCCAGTCGATGGGCGTCACCGAACCCGGCGCCGGTACCGACACCACCCGGATCCGGACCACGGCGGTCCGGCGTGGTGACCGCTGGGTGATCAACGGTCAGAAGGTCTGGATCTCGCGCATTCAGCATTCCGACCTGATGATCCTGCTGGCCCGGACCACGCCGCTCGATCAGGTGGCGAAGAAATCCGAGGGGCTGTCGATCTTCATCGTCGATCTGCGCGACGCGATCGGCCGCGGGCTTACCGTCAGGCCGATCGCCAACATGGTCAATCACGAAACCAACGAGCTGTTCTTCGACGAGCTGGAGATTCCGGCAGAGAACCTGATCGGCGAGGAAGGCCAGGGCTTCCGCTACATCCTGACCGGGCTGAATGCCGAACGGGTGCTGATCGCGGCCGAATGTATCGGCGACGGCTACTGGTTCATCGACAAGGTGTCGGCCTATGCCTCGGAGCGCCGGGTCTTCGGCCGGCCGATCGGCCAGAATCAGGGCGTGCAGTTCCCGATTGCGGAAAGCTTCATAGAGGTCGAGGCCGCCAATCTGATGCGCTGGGAAGCCTGTCGGCTCTATGATGCCGGCCGCCCCTGCGGATCCCAGGCCAATATGGCGAAGTATCTGGCCGCCAAGGCGTCGTGGGAAGCGGCCAATGCCTGCATCCAGTTCCATGGCGGTTTCGGCTTCGCGGCCGAATACGATGTCGAGCGCAAATTCCGCGAAACCCGGCTCTATCAGGTGGCGCCGATCTCGACCAATCTGATCCTCGCCTATGTGGCCGAGCATGTGCTCGGCCTGCCGCGGTCGTTCTGA
- a CDS encoding TetR/AcrR family transcriptional regulator, with product MKIAEDGVARRGRKIDEAEAATRRMELLEAAALCFMRTGYHATSIDDVARSMGCTKGFIYHYHATKTDLFFDVHREGMRRLFAAVEPAMAAPGDALAVLRAMLAAHARAMMDHHAFETVVAQGVQIHRFGATTPDQRRTLDELIASRDRFEALFKAQTRRAAEAGLLGPVDPSIAVKMMLGALQWSIFWYRPEADAGEGARDRLAEEMVRTIIDGLRARPAAG from the coding sequence ATGAAGATCGCGGAGGACGGCGTGGCACGACGCGGACGGAAGATCGACGAGGCCGAGGCGGCAACCCGCCGGATGGAGCTGCTGGAGGCGGCGGCGCTGTGCTTCATGCGCACCGGCTATCATGCCACCAGCATCGACGACGTCGCCCGGTCGATGGGCTGTACCAAGGGCTTCATCTACCACTACCACGCCACCAAGACCGATCTGTTCTTCGATGTTCATCGCGAGGGCATGCGGCGGCTGTTCGCGGCCGTGGAGCCGGCGATGGCAGCCCCGGGCGACGCGCTGGCGGTGCTCCGCGCCATGCTGGCGGCCCATGCCCGGGCGATGATGGATCACCACGCCTTCGAGACCGTGGTTGCCCAGGGGGTGCAGATCCACCGGTTCGGCGCGACCACCCCCGACCAGCGCCGTACCCTCGACGAGCTGATCGCCAGCCGCGACCGCTTCGAGGCCCTGTTCAAGGCGCAGACCCGGCGCGCGGCCGAAGCCGGGCTGCTGGGTCCGGTCGATCCGTCGATCGCGGTCAAGATGATGCTGGGCGCCCTGCAATGGTCGATCTTCTGGTACCGGCCCGAAGCCGATGCCGGCGAGGGCGCGCGCGACCGTCTGGCGGAGGAAATGGTCCGGACGATCATCGATGGCCTGCGCGCGCGGCCCGCTGCGGGGTAG
- a CDS encoding NAD-dependent epimerase/dehydratase family protein, with the protein MTRVLITGAGGFLGRRLARAIAAGAPLAGPDGRIGPASQLELVDLRVPEMPAGALVPVARMAADLADPAVAAALGCRGADVIFHLAASLTLDAERAPDAAWAVNVEALRRMAEAAEGRPRVIFTSSIAVFGGSLPAETGDDLRPLPATGYGTHKAIAELMLADLSRRGRIDGRSLRLPIVVTRPGAPTPAISDRIAALIRAPLAGRDVVSPLPPGASVPLASAGAVVAGLLRLQAVAEDDLPPGRALNLPAVTTTIDALAGAVAAHGAAGRISFAPEPDLTRIVGGWPQRFVSARAEPLGIRPDGGLDAIIADYLAHEGAGHVRH; encoded by the coding sequence ATGACACGCGTCCTGATCACCGGCGCCGGTGGGTTCCTGGGTCGCCGTCTGGCACGGGCGATCGCCGCCGGGGCCCCGCTGGCCGGGCCCGATGGCCGCATCGGGCCGGCCAGCCAGCTGGAGCTGGTCGATCTGAGGGTCCCCGAGATGCCGGCCGGGGCCCTTGTACCGGTGGCCCGCATGGCGGCAGATCTCGCCGACCCGGCGGTGGCGGCGGCCCTCGGCTGCCGGGGGGCCGATGTCATCTTCCATCTGGCCGCCAGCCTGACGCTCGACGCCGAACGCGCGCCGGATGCTGCCTGGGCCGTGAATGTCGAGGCGCTGCGCCGCATGGCCGAAGCGGCGGAAGGCCGCCCCCGTGTCATCTTCACCAGCTCGATCGCGGTCTTCGGCGGCAGTCTGCCGGCTGAAACCGGCGACGATCTCCGGCCGCTGCCCGCCACCGGTTACGGCACCCATAAGGCGATTGCGGAACTGATGCTGGCCGATCTGTCGCGCCGCGGCCGCATCGACGGCCGCTCCCTGCGCCTGCCGATCGTGGTCACCCGTCCGGGCGCGCCGACGCCTGCGATTTCGGACCGGATTGCCGCACTGATCCGCGCGCCTCTGGCCGGCCGCGACGTCGTCTCGCCGCTGCCGCCCGGGGCCTCCGTGCCGCTTGCCTCGGCGGGGGCGGTGGTGGCGGGTCTGCTGCGCCTGCAGGCGGTGGCGGAAGACGATCTGCCGCCGGGCCGGGCACTGAACCTGCCGGCCGTCACCACGACCATCGACGCGCTTGCAGGCGCGGTGGCGGCACATGGCGCCGCCGGCCGGATCAGCTTTGCGCCGGAGCCGGACCTCACCCGCATCGTCGGCGGCTGGCCGCAACGCTTCGTCTCGGCCCGGGCGGAGCCCCTGGGCATCCGCCCGGATGGCGGTCTCGACGCCATCATCGCGGATTATCTGGCGCATGAGGGAGCCGGCCATGTCAGGCACTGA
- a CDS encoding flavin-containing monooxygenase, producing MSGTEKRSVEGIAGCAQICIIGAGSSGVAVAKALKDRGIAFACYETGSDIGGMWRYRNDNGMSSAYAALHIDTSRDNLGYPDFPIPKHLPDFLSHAQFLAHLEAYADHFGIRPLITFRTSVTEVSPMEDGRWRVSLSDGRVIPYRHVIIANGHLWDPRLPEFPGRFDGTTLHAHHYRTPDPFDGRRVLVVGLGNSAVDIAVDLCRRAAHVTISTRRGAWIMPKYLMGIPVDRWSATLSRRLRLPTRVTRMIMSRLIRLGVGDQRRFGLPRPAHPMWREHATLSQDLLPAIGHGRITVRPDIARLDGDGVVFTDGARAPFDAIIYATGYRTSFPFLEAGLARQALGDESRPALYRRMLSPTCPGLAFAGLVQPIGPTIPLVEIQARWLASLLSGAMAPASPEDQRHEIRRHHDIQRRTWLDSPRYALEVDYRSYARQMTRDMARGRAGN from the coding sequence ATGTCAGGCACTGAGAAGCGGAGCGTCGAAGGCATCGCCGGCTGCGCCCAGATCTGCATCATCGGTGCCGGCTCGTCGGGCGTTGCCGTCGCCAAGGCGCTGAAGGATCGCGGCATCGCTTTCGCCTGCTACGAAACCGGCTCGGATATCGGCGGCATGTGGCGCTACCGCAACGACAACGGCATGTCGTCGGCCTATGCGGCGCTGCATATCGACACCAGCCGCGACAATCTGGGCTATCCGGACTTCCCGATTCCGAAGCACCTGCCGGATTTCCTGTCCCATGCGCAGTTTCTGGCACATCTGGAAGCCTATGCCGATCATTTCGGCATCCGGCCGCTGATCACCTTCCGCACCTCGGTAACGGAGGTGAGCCCGATGGAGGACGGGCGATGGCGTGTATCACTGTCCGACGGCCGCGTGATCCCCTATCGGCATGTGATCATTGCCAACGGCCATCTCTGGGATCCGCGCCTGCCCGAATTTCCGGGCCGGTTCGACGGCACGACGCTGCACGCCCATCACTATCGCACCCCTGATCCTTTCGACGGACGGCGGGTACTGGTGGTGGGCCTCGGCAATTCGGCCGTCGACATTGCGGTCGACCTTTGCCGGCGCGCTGCCCATGTCACGATCTCCACCCGCCGGGGCGCCTGGATCATGCCCAAATACCTGATGGGTATACCGGTGGACCGCTGGTCGGCCACGCTTTCGCGCCGCCTGCGCCTGCCGACGCGGGTAACCCGCATGATCATGTCCCGGCTGATCAGGCTGGGCGTCGGCGATCAGCGGCGCTTCGGCCTGCCGCGCCCGGCCCATCCGATGTGGCGGGAACACGCGACGCTCAGCCAGGATCTGCTGCCGGCCATCGGCCATGGAAGGATCACCGTGCGCCCCGACATCGCCCGGCTGGACGGCGACGGCGTGGTCTTCACCGACGGCGCCCGGGCCCCCTTCGATGCCATCATTTACGCCACCGGCTACCGGACCAGCTTCCCCTTCCTGGAGGCCGGCCTCGCCCGGCAGGCGCTCGGTGACGAGAGCCGGCCGGCGCTCTATCGCCGCATGCTTTCCCCCACCTGCCCCGGCCTCGCCTTCGCCGGGCTGGTTCAGCCGATCGGGCCGACAATTCCGCTGGTCGAGATCCAGGCCCGCTGGCTCGCCAGCCTGCTGTCGGGTGCGATGGCACCGGCCAGCCCAGAGGACCAGCGGCATGAAATCCGTCGCCATCACGACATCCAGCGCCGCACCTGGCTCGACAGCCCGCGCTATGCGCTGGAGGTCGACTACCGGAGCTATGCCCGGCAGATGACACGCGACATGGCCCGCGGCCGGGCCGGCAACTGA